The window CAGGGCGTGACCGTCGAGTCGCTGGTCGAGTGGTTCGGTCTCCCCCCGGAGACGGTCCGTGAGCGAGTCGACGCCGTCAACCGGGCGATGGCCGCGCGACACCGGCGGCCCGGCGGACACGGACGTCGCTCGGCGGGCGTGGACGACCGGGGCGACCGGCGCACGGCAGAACGAGCACAGCGACGACGAGAACCGACGGCCGAACAGTAGGGCCGCCTCCCGCTCCGACGTGTGACCAACCCCTCTCGACCGCCGCGAGCGCGGAGCGGAACCCGCGGCGTGACCTGTCGGCGACGCGCCGGGCGCGTCGCGTCCGCCGTCCCGGGACCGCACCCGAGGACGGTCCTCCCCCGAGGACGATGCTGTGACCGAGGTGTCCGACCAGTCCCCCGACCACCGCGGCGGGCCGTCTCTCGGACCGCGCCCCGGTCGTCGCGTGGACACCGGAGGTAGGTACGGCCATCCCGGGCATAACTGCGGGCCGCAGATGTTGGGTCGGTGGGCGGTCCTGACGGGGCGTCGTCCGAACGCGGTGTCAGGACCGCGCCGGCCACGGCCACCCGAACCGCCGGGGACCGACAGAACCGATTTATCCGGGGAGGGCGTACACTCACGGTGCGAACGGAACGCACGATGGAGAGGTGACGAGATGGGACACGACCGGGGGCGGCGGCGTATCGAACTGTTCACGCGAGCGTCCACGACCGAGACCCGACGCCAGCAGTCGGCGGTCGTCGAACGACTCCGACTGCTGGAGGACGAGGGCGTCATCGACGGCTTCGTCCACCGCGTCTGGAACGCCGAGCTCTGCCCCCGGTCGGCCGCCGACCGAACGCCGTGGTGCGACGTGGCGATGCGGAAATACGCCGAGTTCGCGGCGTGGTGCGAGCGCCGGGAGCGGACCCTTCGACCCTTCTTCGACGAGCGGTCGGTGCACTCGACCATCACCGGCGAGCGAGCCGAAGTCGTCGTCTTCCCCGTCACCTGCGTCGCGGTGTACGACGGCGACGAACTGCTCGACGTCGCCCCCTCGCGGAACGCAAAGCGGGTCTACACGGTCGAGGCGTGTCTCGCCGCCCTCGAACGAGCGCCCGAACTCCGAACCTGACCCGGGGCAGTGCTTTACAACCGTACGACTGTAAAGTAACGGAGTCACCGGGAGGATACCTGCCGGTGGTTGGTGACGGCGGGTCGACCCGTGAACGGGCGCGTCGCCGTCGCTGATCGGGAAGCCGGCGAGAAAAAACGCGTCTCGAACGTCGTGGAGACACCGACGGTCCACGGACACGCGTCACGGTGGGCCGGTTCGGGACCAGCGGGCCGTCCCGGGCGATACCGGGTCGAACTCAGAGGCGGCGGGCCTCGAAGTCGTTGCCGGACTCCCACTCGAGCATGACGTCCTCGTCGCGGTACTCGAGTTCGGTGCCGTCGTACTCGAGGGTGACGTCGCCGGTGATGTCGAGTTCGTCGTTCACGTCGTCCCACTCGAGCTGGATGGCGTCGCCCTTGTACTCCAGTTCGTTGGAGTCGTCCTCGAAGGAGTCAGCGGCGCCCTCGGCCTCGAGTTCGACGTCGCCGTCGCTCCCTTCTAGGTCGATCATTTCGCCGCCGACCTCCATCGAGACCTCCAGGTCCGTGCCCGCGTTGTCGGACTCGAAGTCGAGGCGGACATCGCCGCTGTTGACCGAGAGTTCGACGTCCGCGTCGTTGTTGTTCGTCTCGAACGTCAGGTCGAGGTAGTCGAACTCGATGTTGCCGTTCTCGTCGCGCTCGTAGTCGAGGCGGTCGTCACTGCTACCCGTTTGGGCGGGCGCGTCGGGCCCGGCGAGGGCCGTCTGTCCCGGAGCCGTGGCGAGCGTGCCACCGACCCCGAGCGAGAGGGCGGCCAGCGAGACGCCGGCTGCCTTGATGTACTGTCGCTTAGAGATGTTCATGGGGTTGGTTGTACCTCCACGCTGAACGAGGGAGGGTGACGGAATAAGTATCTGTGAACCGTAACGTAATGCCCTTCCCCCCGACGCCCCCCGTTTCAGTGAGGTGAGCGCGTCACCCTCAAGTAGGGTGGTTTCGTCGGTCACAGCCCTGGACCCCTGAGAGAGGCGGTTCGTCTGTCAGCGTTCATGTACGACGGTGCGTGTTCGGGCGCACACGCGAGGGGCGGCCGGTCGAGGGACGTCGTCGGGGCGGACTCGCCGGAGGGCCGGGCGGTGACCCGGACGCCGACAGCGATGAGTGACCGTCACGGAGGGACAGAAAGGTGATAACCGGACGTGAGCCACTCTACATGACTGATGGCGGTCCTCGACGACGACTCGAAGGCGGCGCTCGCGAGCGGACGGGACACCCTGAGAGGCCTCTGGGGAGCCGCCCGTGCGAACCTCCAGCGGGTCTTCGTCGCCTTCCTCGTCGGGTTCCTCGGAAGCTTCTACCTCCTCCAGTGGTTCGTCTGGGACCGCCTGCAGGCCGACCTGTTCGCCCGTCTCCCGCCCGCGGTTCGCGAGGCGACGAGCGTCATCGCGCTCACCCCCTTCGACGTCATCCTGCTGCAGGCGAAAATCGGCATGGCCGCAGGGACGCTGCTTGCCGTCCCCGTCGTGCTCTACTACGCCCGCGAGTCGCTCGCGGCCCGGGGGCTGTGGCCGGACCTGCCCCGCCGGACCATCGCCGCCGTCGCCGTGCTGGCCGTCGCCCTGTTCGTCGGCGGTATCGCGTACTCGTATCTCCTCTTCTTCCCCCTGATGTTCTCGTTCCTCACGAGCTACTCCGTGCAGGTGGGGTTCTCGCCGACGTACTCCATCGTCAGCTGGGCGGAGTTCGTCTTCGTCCTCTCGCTGTCGTTCGGGCTGGCGGCGGAACTCCCGCTGGCGATCCTCGGGCTCTCGCTCACCGAGATCGTCCCCTACCGGACCTTCCGCGAGCGGTGGCGCTACGCCGTCGTCGGCATCTTCGTCTTCGGGGCGGTGTTCTCCCCGCCCGACCCATTCACGCAGATCATGTGGGCCGTCCCGCTCCTGATACTGTACGCCCTCAGCCTCGCGCTGACGAGGGCCGTGCTGGCGCTGAGGGGCGGTCGCGACCGCGTGAGTCTCCGGGGCGCGCTCCGGGCGAGCGCACCTCGAAACGTCGCCGTCGCCGGCGTCGTCTCGACGGCGCTGGTGGGCGCACTCGCGGTCGGTGCCGGGCGCGCCGTCTACCGGGGACTCGCAGACCCCCGACTTCCGGTGTCGCCCGGGCCGCTCCCACCCGTCGAGTCGCTGGTCGGCCTACCGCGCCCCGCCGCCCTCACCGCCCTCGGGGTCGCCGTCTTCGTCGTGGTGCTGGTCGCGGGGAGCGCCCTGTCGCTCTACCGGGCCGCCGTCGCGCCGCCCGCCGAGACTTCCGACGACGCGGGGGGCGCACGCGGCCCGTTCCCCGTCCCCCTCGACCTCGCGACGCTCCCCGTCGAGGGACTGCTGGTCGCGCCGACGGCGCTGTTCGCCGCCCTGACCGACGAGGCGGCCCTCTCGTACGCGAGGGGCGCGATGGCCGCCGGCGAGGGGGAGCGCGCTCGCGTCCTGCTGGCGCGCTTCGACGACGCGCGGGCCGCGACCGAGACAGCGGCACGGGCCGAACGCGACCGGGCGGCGCGGACGCGGGAAGCGGGCGGCCCGGACGAGGAGGGGACCGACCTCGTGGCCTCGGTGCGGCGGACGGCGGCCGACATGGCCACGGCGTTCAGGGACGAGGAGGTCACGGAGGACGACCTCGGGGGGTACCTCTACGACCTCCAGTTCGTCGTCGAGAGCCTCACCTCGCGGACGTTCCGCATCGTCGCCACCTTCATCGGCGTGCTCGCGGTCACGTTCGTGGCGTTCTACCAGGGCGGCGTGGAGGCGGTGAAGAACGACTTCCTCGCGCGCCTGCCCGCGAGCGTCGCGCCCGGCGACATCGACATCGTCGAACTCCACCCCGTCGAGACGCTCGTCTTCGGCGTGAAACTGAGCACGCTGCTGGCGGCCATCGTCACCCTCCCCGTCGTGCTTTACTACGCGTGGCCCGCGCTGAAGGCCCGCGGCCTGGCGGGCGGCGACCGGCGCGTGCTCCTCGTCTGGGGCGGGGCGCTGCTGGCGGGCCTCGCAGGCGGCGTCACCGTCGGGTACGCCGTCGTCGCCCCGACGGTCATCTCGTGGCTCGCCGCCGACGTTGTGCGCGCCGAGATGCTCGTCTCCTACCGCATCAACGCCTTCGGCTGGCTGGTGTTCCTCACCACCGTCGGCGTCGGCTTGCTGGCGACGGTGCCCGTCACGATGCTGCTGTTCCACTTCGGGGGCATCGTCCGCTACCGGCCGATGCGCCGGCGCTGGCGGGAGGTGACGGTCCTCGTGTTGGTCCTCGCGAGCGGTCTGATGTCCGGGGGCGTCTTCACCATGTTCCTCCTGACCGTCCCGACGATGGTCGCCTACGGCGTCGGTCTCGGCGTCCTCTGGGTGGTGACGCTCGGCGGACGGACGGGACAGGAACGCTCGCTGGGCCGACCCGACGGGGCCGGCGAGAGCGAGCGGTAGCGAGACGGGAACCGACGGGTAAGAGAGGGTGAACGGCCGGTAGTCGGGACGTTACTATCTACCGGCGAAGCGCTAATATGTCCCTGAGGTAACTCGTACGCATGAGCGATTCGAAGACCCGAGCGAGCGTCTGTGGAAAACACCTCGACGACGGCGAGCGCTGTCGACGACCCGTCCCGTTACCGAATCTCACGTGCATCCACCACCGACGGCGACTCTGTCCGTGAGGCCCCGATCAGGGACCGTACCGGCCACCTCGGCGGAATCCGGACCGAAAAAGCAAGCGGTTGACTGGTGAAGGTTTATCATACCCGATGGCGTACCGACGAGTCTGATGGCAGGGTGGCGAGACAAGTGCGGCGCGGAGGGTCGGGAGCCGTGCTGTAAGCTGGGTCGGGGCATCGAACAGTACGACCTCGGGGCGTTGGACGACCAACTGGCGGCACGGTGGCGGGGCGACGGCGTCGAGAAACACAGCCTCCGAGACCTGGCGGAGTACGTCAACAGGCAGATGCTGGAGCGCGCTCTCGCGCTGGCCGGCGTCCGCCCCGTCGACGGCGAGGTGGCCAACCTGTATCGCCTGCTGGTCGACGACGACGTGAGCGAGGGCCGCCGTCGCGAGGCCGAGCGCCGCCTCGAACGCGAGGGTATCGACGTGGCGGCGGTGCGCGGCGCGTTCGTCTCCCACCAGTCGGTGTACACCCACCTGCGCGACTGTCGGGGCGTCACCTACGAGGAGACCGTCGACGACACGGCCCGTGTCGAGCGCCGGGCCTCGGCGCTGTTCGCCCTCCAGAACCGCGCGGAGACGGTGACGGCGGAGACGCTCGAACAGCTCCGGTCGGCCGACCTCATCGCGCTCGACGAGTTCGACGTCCTCGTGGACGTGCGCGTCGCCTGCGACGGCTGTGGGCGCTACCACGAGGTCGACGACCTGCTGGAGCGACGGGGCTGTGACTGTCAGACGACCTCGAACGATTGAAGTGACCGGGTGTCGAACGGTAGCCGATGACACCGGCACAGACGTCAGAGCACGCCATCGAGGTCGAGGCCGAACACGTCGGGGGCATCGACCGTTCGGCCGTCACGCTTCACCCCGGCGTCAACGTCCTCGTCGGGCGGAACGCGACCAACCGGACCTCCTTCCTGCAGGCACTCATGGCCGGTCTGGGGAGTTCCGGCGCGTCGCTCAAGGGTGACGCCGAG is drawn from Halomarina litorea and contains these coding sequences:
- a CDS encoding HTH domain-containing protein, which encodes MGHDRGRRRIELFTRASTTETRRQQSAVVERLRLLEDEGVIDGFVHRVWNAELCPRSAADRTPWCDVAMRKYAEFAAWCERRERTLRPFFDERSVHSTITGERAEVVVFPVTCVAVYDGDELLDVAPSRNAKRVYTVEACLAALERAPELRT
- a CDS encoding twin-arginine translocase subunit TatC, encoding MAVLDDDSKAALASGRDTLRGLWGAARANLQRVFVAFLVGFLGSFYLLQWFVWDRLQADLFARLPPAVREATSVIALTPFDVILLQAKIGMAAGTLLAVPVVLYYARESLAARGLWPDLPRRTIAAVAVLAVALFVGGIAYSYLLFFPLMFSFLTSYSVQVGFSPTYSIVSWAEFVFVLSLSFGLAAELPLAILGLSLTEIVPYRTFRERWRYAVVGIFVFGAVFSPPDPFTQIMWAVPLLILYALSLALTRAVLALRGGRDRVSLRGALRASAPRNVAVAGVVSTALVGALAVGAGRAVYRGLADPRLPVSPGPLPPVESLVGLPRPAALTALGVAVFVVVLVAGSALSLYRAAVAPPAETSDDAGGARGPFPVPLDLATLPVEGLLVAPTALFAALTDEAALSYARGAMAAGEGERARVLLARFDDARAATETAARAERDRAARTREAGGPDEEGTDLVASVRRTAADMATAFRDEEVTEDDLGGYLYDLQFVVESLTSRTFRIVATFIGVLAVTFVAFYQGGVEAVKNDFLARLPASVAPGDIDIVELHPVETLVFGVKLSTLLAAIVTLPVVLYYAWPALKARGLAGGDRRVLLVWGGALLAGLAGGVTVGYAVVAPTVISWLAADVVRAEMLVSYRINAFGWLVFLTTVGVGLLATVPVTMLLFHFGGIVRYRPMRRRWREVTVLVLVLASGLMSGGVFTMFLLTVPTMVAYGVGLGVLWVVTLGGRTGQERSLGRPDGAGESER
- the rdfA gene encoding rod-determining factor RdfA, which encodes MAGWRDKCGAEGREPCCKLGRGIEQYDLGALDDQLAARWRGDGVEKHSLRDLAEYVNRQMLERALALAGVRPVDGEVANLYRLLVDDDVSEGRRREAERRLEREGIDVAAVRGAFVSHQSVYTHLRDCRGVTYEETVDDTARVERRASALFALQNRAETVTAETLEQLRSADLIALDEFDVLVDVRVACDGCGRYHEVDDLLERRGCDCQTTSND